The following proteins are co-located in the Haloplanus sp. HW8-1 genome:
- a CDS encoding CPBP family intramembrane glutamic endopeptidase translates to MSRISLPSTSLDVAPDVTSNAMLAVFLPALGLLLGELFLSAGLVQSALWVYVVILLFCTLLPLRVPSPVPVLAGFALLTVFRLVNLSMPVFLDLTVLWVPLVYAPFPLAGMWYLRRSEAVEPLLDPRGTLLWTPAAVVVGAVVGAVESRLVDVPSLLPTVTGDGLWLLGAVVVVGVIAEEVLLRGVLQSALRRSVGPWFGVGTVAVVFATMQAAFGGTAVALALGAGVIYGLGYELSESLVVPIVCRGTVNLSLMVVLPAVSAGVVPALPLA, encoded by the coding sequence ATGTCTCGGATCTCCCTCCCCTCGACGTCCCTCGACGTGGCTCCGGACGTCACGTCGAACGCGATGTTGGCCGTGTTCCTCCCGGCGCTGGGACTCCTCTTGGGTGAACTGTTCCTCTCCGCCGGGCTGGTCCAGTCGGCGCTCTGGGTTTACGTCGTCATCCTCCTGTTCTGTACGCTCCTCCCGCTCCGCGTGCCGAGTCCCGTCCCCGTCCTCGCGGGGTTCGCCTTGCTGACGGTGTTTCGGCTGGTCAACCTCTCGATGCCCGTCTTCCTCGATCTGACCGTCCTCTGGGTGCCGCTGGTGTACGCCCCGTTTCCCCTCGCAGGCATGTGGTATCTCCGGCGTAGCGAGGCCGTGGAACCGCTGCTCGATCCGCGGGGGACGCTTCTGTGGACCCCGGCCGCGGTCGTCGTCGGGGCCGTCGTCGGCGCCGTCGAATCTCGTCTCGTCGACGTCCCTTCCCTCCTCCCGACGGTGACGGGCGACGGCCTGTGGCTGCTCGGCGCGGTCGTCGTCGTCGGCGTGATCGCCGAGGAGGTCCTCCTCCGTGGCGTCCTGCAGTCCGCGCTCCGTCGCTCCGTCGGCCCGTGGTTCGGCGTCGGTACCGTCGCCGTGGTGTTCGCCACGATGCAGGCTGCGTTCGGCGGGACGGCCGTCGCTCTCGCGCTCGGTGCGGGCGTGATCTACGGACTCGGCTACGAACTGAGCGAGTCGCTGGTGGTGCCGATCGTCTGCCGTGGAACGGTGAACCTGTCTCTCATGGTCGTGCTTCCCGCAGTCTCGGCCGGCGTGGTCCCCGCGCTGCCGCTGGCCTGA
- a CDS encoding sulfatase, translating into MSRPNILLVVWDACRRDAAREHAPTLSNLAASNVRFENAITPGGSSLPAHVSIATGTYPDEHGVVRQSHTIDSVPLVDTLNAAGYHTVGVSANGFASSKYGFDAPFDRFYNTQGLVVSPEGFDVHEYAKRVADRTGEQFSTDDVDYATLAKQVLTHEHPVASALNLGAAALAELVGAYPALRRIPHPRFSRFNEFCYDPAKNTNRITRVFEEHAERDRPFFVFANYMDPHHPYAPPERYQREYCGRSFSYRELRRLSHETHPWNYMERIAAGDPPSEEWLDTVRDLYHGEVRTADDHLRRLLDTLDRTGLREETLIVVTADHGENLGETDRLGERRMGHVCSGSDHHLRVPLVVAHPDLGNRTVEQYVSLKDLFGLLTEGADRLGESTGDPLAPLLTEAVVSAAVPATDNDALVEKYPELADVLGRHLVASYVDEWAAVVASTGEERVWRDGTERDPREAPPDLLETSQERLGGLVEAATEDRALSEGEIAHLEALGYM; encoded by the coding sequence ATGAGCCGACCGAACATCCTGCTGGTCGTCTGGGACGCGTGTCGACGCGACGCCGCGCGCGAGCACGCACCGACGCTGTCGAATCTCGCCGCGTCGAACGTCCGGTTCGAGAACGCGATCACGCCGGGGGGGTCGTCCCTGCCGGCACACGTGTCGATAGCGACCGGCACGTATCCGGACGAACACGGCGTCGTCCGCCAGTCACATACGATCGACTCCGTGCCCCTCGTCGACACGCTGAACGCGGCGGGCTACCACACGGTCGGCGTCTCGGCGAACGGGTTCGCGTCCTCGAAGTACGGGTTCGACGCCCCCTTCGATCGGTTCTACAACACGCAGGGGTTGGTCGTCTCCCCCGAGGGGTTCGACGTACACGAGTACGCGAAACGCGTCGCGGACCGGACGGGCGAGCAGTTCTCGACGGACGACGTCGACTACGCGACCCTGGCGAAGCAGGTGCTCACGCACGAGCATCCCGTCGCCAGCGCGCTGAACCTCGGCGCGGCCGCCCTCGCGGAACTGGTCGGGGCGTATCCGGCCCTCCGTCGGATCCCCCACCCCCGATTCAGCCGGTTCAACGAGTTCTGTTACGATCCCGCGAAGAACACGAACCGCATCACGCGGGTGTTCGAGGAGCACGCGGAGCGCGACCGGCCGTTCTTCGTGTTCGCGAACTACATGGACCCCCACCACCCGTACGCGCCCCCCGAACGCTACCAGCGGGAGTACTGCGGGCGATCCTTCTCGTATCGAGAGTTGCGGCGACTGAGCCACGAGACCCATCCCTGGAACTACATGGAGCGGATCGCCGCCGGCGACCCACCCTCGGAGGAGTGGCTCGACACCGTTCGCGACCTGTACCACGGCGAGGTCCGGACCGCCGACGACCACCTCCGGCGGCTCCTCGATACCCTCGACCGGACCGGGTTGCGCGAGGAGACGCTGATCGTCGTCACAGCCGACCACGGGGAGAACCTGGGCGAGACGGATCGACTGGGCGAGCGGCGAATGGGCCACGTCTGCTCCGGGAGCGACCACCACCTTCGGGTGCCGCTCGTCGTCGCCCATCCCGACCTCGGGAACCGGACGGTCGAGCAGTACGTCTCGCTGAAGGACCTGTTCGGACTGCTGACCGAGGGAGCCGACCGGCTGGGCGAGTCGACGGGCGATCCGCTCGCTCCGCTACTGACCGAGGCGGTCGTCTCGGCAGCGGTCCCGGCGACGGACAACGACGCGCTGGTCGAGAAGTATCCGGAACTGGCCGACGTCCTCGGCCGACACCTCGTCGCGTCGTACGTCGACGAGTGGGCGGCCGTCGTCGCCTCGACCGGCGAGGAGCGCGTCTGGCGGGACGGGACGGAACGCGACCCCCGGGAGGCGCCGCCGGACCTGCTCGAGACGAGCCAGGAACGTCTCGGGGGACTGGTCGAGGCCGCGACCGAGGACCGGGCGCTGAGCGAGGGCGAAATCGCCCACCTCGAAGCGCTCGGGTACATGTGA
- a CDS encoding flippase, which produces MSEETTEDGTADSLSTIAGGAGLIVGGRITKLLFGFLSQLVMARLLGVDAYGSVVLVNITVGIVVLFVVLGLPGGLQRKIPYYEDDPEKARGVVKASGQIVVVMSGIVAGSLFLAAPWISAAVFDDSDLTLLLRIAALGLPFTALKSLSVAAAKASRSAVPEVIVNHILRPVTGLVFISALIVAGYEAPGAVAGKVIATVVVTGAALYLARRTLRFSVRGPTTRMHTEVLQFGLPLMLSAGMNILVFQTDTVLIGMFLESAAAGVYNVAFQFRSMGMFFFFSFAYLLPPVLARLEKGGKHRDALRTYQITSKWMVITTFPIVLGFVLFPEIIIGRIFGSGYVGGATPLRVLMLPVLVTALLGANGRALVALGHNKVNMYVNTGIGLGNLLLNLTLIPRYGIVGAAAATATALVTRDVAFALFLYRREGIFAITRTTVKTVVVSSLLAAVGYLLFVQFVTVSFLSALAWGIAFLAVYAPALVVIGGVESEDEEMVSLFEQRVGVDLTAVRSVVAKLQ; this is translated from the coding sequence ATGTCGGAGGAGACCACGGAGGACGGAACCGCCGACTCCCTGTCGACCATCGCGGGAGGCGCGGGGCTGATCGTCGGGGGGCGCATCACCAAACTGCTGTTCGGGTTCCTCTCACAGCTCGTGATGGCGCGCCTGCTCGGTGTGGACGCGTACGGAAGCGTCGTACTGGTCAACATCACCGTCGGGATCGTCGTGCTGTTCGTAGTGCTGGGGCTGCCGGGCGGGCTACAGCGAAAGATCCCGTACTACGAGGACGACCCGGAGAAGGCACGCGGCGTCGTGAAGGCGAGTGGCCAGATCGTCGTGGTCATGAGCGGTATCGTCGCGGGGTCTCTGTTTCTCGCCGCCCCGTGGATTTCGGCGGCCGTGTTCGACGACAGCGATCTCACGCTGCTGTTGCGGATCGCCGCGCTCGGCCTCCCGTTCACCGCCCTGAAATCACTCAGTGTCGCGGCAGCGAAGGCGTCCCGCAGCGCGGTGCCCGAGGTCATCGTCAACCACATCCTCAGACCGGTCACCGGGTTGGTCTTCATCTCCGCGCTCATCGTCGCCGGCTACGAAGCCCCCGGCGCGGTGGCCGGCAAGGTCATCGCGACGGTCGTGGTGACGGGCGCCGCGCTGTATCTGGCACGCCGGACGCTGCGCTTCTCGGTCCGCGGGCCGACGACGCGGATGCACACCGAGGTGTTGCAGTTCGGCCTCCCCCTGATGCTGTCCGCCGGCATGAATATTCTCGTCTTCCAGACCGACACCGTCCTGATCGGAATGTTTCTGGAATCCGCCGCGGCGGGCGTCTACAACGTCGCGTTTCAGTTCCGGAGTATGGGCATGTTCTTTTTCTTCTCGTTCGCCTACCTGCTCCCCCCGGTACTGGCACGGCTGGAGAAGGGGGGGAAACATCGGGACGCCCTCCGGACGTATCAGATCACGTCGAAGTGGATGGTGATCACGACGTTCCCCATCGTCCTCGGGTTCGTCCTCTTTCCCGAGATCATCATCGGCCGGATCTTCGGAAGCGGGTACGTGGGTGGCGCCACGCCCCTCCGCGTCCTGATGCTCCCCGTCCTGGTGACGGCGCTGTTGGGCGCGAACGGTCGGGCGCTGGTCGCGCTGGGTCACAACAAGGTGAATATGTACGTGAACACCGGAATCGGCCTCGGGAATCTCCTGCTCAACCTCACCCTGATCCCGCGGTACGGCATCGTGGGGGCGGCGGCCGCCACCGCGACGGCGCTGGTGACCCGCGACGTCGCTTTCGCCCTCTTTCTCTACCGGCGCGAGGGGATCTTCGCGATCACGCGGACGACGGTGAAGACCGTCGTCGTGTCGTCGCTGCTCGCCGCCGTCGGCTACCTGCTCTTCGTCCAGTTCGTCACGGTCTCTTTCCTCTCGGCGCTCGCGTGGGGGATCGCCTTCCTCGCGGTGTACGCACCGGCGCTCGTCGTCATCGGCGGGGTCGAGAGCGAGGACGAGGAGATGGTCTCGCTGTTCGAGCAACGCGTCGGCGTGGACCTGACGGCGGTTCGGTCGGTCGTCGCGAAACTCCAGTGA